DNA from Bacteroidota bacterium:
GTTATGCAAGGTATATGCATAAGCAGCGATAGAAGTTCGAGCTGTTCCTTCAGGGAAATGGATAGGTTCGTAACCATGCAAAGTATAGGAACGGCAATGCATAATAGCGAGTCGGTTAAAGGGTACATCCACTTCTGTTTTCACACCTGTGCGTTCATCTTCTAATTTTAATTCGCCGCCATATTCTTTTTTCCAGTCTTTGTTTATATATAATAATAAGTTCAAATTGCGGTACCAGTTTTCGTGTATAGGATGGTAATTAAAATCGGCATGCATATCCAAAAAACTTCCTTTTTTACCTTGGTGTATGCCGCCGCCATAAAAGGTATCGTCAACAAAAACATTTTCGTTGGTAACATATTTTAACCAATTGTCAAAACGCTTTGAAGTGAGGTCTCTATATAGTTCTGAAAACACGCCACCCAATTCAAAAAATCTAGATTTCTCAAATTTATTTTTGGCAAAAACATAGTCGGCACTTGGGGTTTCGATGTGAGGAATTGTATTATATAATTGAGTAAGTTTTTCTTCGTCGCACAAACCATCTACTGCAATATACGGAAAAGGTTTTGCGGCTAAAAATTCTTCTCTAAAACGTTCTTGATTAGCTTCTATATATTCAAAAT
Protein-coding regions in this window:
- a CDS encoding 2OG-Fe(II) oxygenase, with the protein product MINFEYIEANQERFREEFLAAKPFPYIAVDGLCDEEKLTQLYNTIPHIETPSADYVFAKNKFEKSRFFELGGVFSELYRDLTSKRFDNWLKYVTNENVFVDDTFYGGGIHQGKKGSFLDMHADFNYHPIHENWYRNLNLLLYINKDWKKEYGGELKLEDERTGVKTEVDVPFNRLAIMHCRSYTLHGYEPIHFPEGTARTSIAAYAYTLHNHPVESPRTTVWHVKKEQGLGKYMLSKLWVPAVRLKSMFSRSKTADH